One window of Myxocyprinus asiaticus isolate MX2 ecotype Aquarium Trade chromosome 4, UBuf_Myxa_2, whole genome shotgun sequence genomic DNA carries:
- the LOC127439663 gene encoding protein Wnt-11-like has translation MTEYSSFLLFFVVSLRVMCPCEGISWLGLTVNGSSVGWNQTHHCKLLDGLVPDQLQLCKRNLELMHSIVHAAKLTKSACQGTFSDMRWNCSSIESAPHFTPDLAKGTREAAFVFSLAAAVVSHAIARACASGELPSCSCAPAPSEQAAPDFRWGGCGDNVRYGLQMGSAFSDAPMRNRRSGPQAFRLMQLHNNAVGRQVLMDALEMKCKCHGVSGSCSVKTCWKGLQDINTISADLKSKYLSATKVIPRQVGTHRQLVPREMEVRPIGENELVYLVSSPDYCSQNTNQGSFGTTDRQCNKTATDSESCGLMCCGRGYNAYTEVLVERCQCKYHWCCYVSCKTCHRRVERYVCK, from the exons ATGACAGAATACAGcagctttcttttgtttttcgtgGTATCTTTGAGAGTGATGTGTCCATGCGAAGGAATATCATGGCT CGGTTTAACGGTAAACGGGAGCTCGGTCGGATGGAACCAAACGCATCACTGTAAACTCCTGGACGGTCTCGTGCCAGATCAGCTGCAGCTCTGCAAACGGAACCTCGAGCTCATGCACAGCATCGTGCACGCGGCCAAACTCACCAAGAGCGCGTGCCAGGGCACCTTCAGCGACATGCGTTGGAACTGCTCCTCCATCGAGAGCGCGCCTCACTTTACTCCTGACCTGGCAAAAG GGACGCGTGAGGCAGCATTTGTGTTCTCTCTGGCTGCCGCAGTGGTCAGTCATGCCATCGCACGTGCCTGTGCATCTGGAGAACTCCCCAGCTGTTCCTGTGCGCCAGCGCCGTCAGAGCAGGCGGCCCCAGATTTCCGTTGGGGTGGCTGTGGAGATAATGTCCGTTATGGCCTTCAGATGGGCTCCGCTTTCTCAGACGCACCCATGAGGAACCGCCGCTCCGGGCCACAGGCCTTTAGACTCATGCAGCTTCACAACAATGCAGTGGGAAGACAG GTGCTTATGGATGCTCTAGAGATGAAATGCAAATGTCATGGTGTTTCTGGGTCCTGCTCTGTGAAAACCTGTTGGAAGGGCCTTCAGGACATCAACACCATCTCTGCTGACCTCAAATCGAAATACCTCTCAGCCACCAAAGTCATTCCACGCCAGGTAGGCACCCACCGACAGCTGGTCCCGCGGGAGATGGAGGTGAGACCCATCGGAGAGAATGAACTCGTCTACCTGGTCAGCTCACCTGATTACTGCTCACAAAACACCAATCAGGGGTCATTTGGAACCACAGACAG gCAGTGTAATAAAACTGCGACAGACAGTGAGAGCTGTGGGCTCATGTGCTGTGGGCGGGGCTATAATGCCTATACAGAGGTGCTGGTGGAACGCTGTCAGTGTAAATATCACTGGTGCTGTTACGTCTCCTGCAAAACCTGCCACCGCAGGGTTGAGAGATACGTCTGCAAGTGA